A window of the Artemia franciscana chromosome 3, ASM3288406v1, whole genome shotgun sequence genome harbors these coding sequences:
- the LOC136025562 gene encoding craniofacial development protein 2-like, which translates to MLQLSKTEQVLHEMRNFQLDILALSEVRWTGSGKNQLDNQCANIYSGPETRHEKGFAFMTTRETSRYLLKWTLISSRILVARFLGRQEKLSVVFCYAPTNLAVIEYKVEFYQTLQSLVNSILKHDTTCILGDLNPVVGKTVFIQSSWCEDLFWI; encoded by the coding sequence ATGTTGCAACTGTCGAAAACTGAACAAGTACTCCATGAGATGAGAAATTTTCAGTTAGATATCTTGGCATTATCCGAAGTAAGATGGACTGGATCGGGAAAGAATCAACTCGACAATCAATGCGCGAATATCTACAGTGGTCCTGAAACTAGGCACGAAAAAGGATTTGCATTCATGACGACAAGGGAAACCTCAAGATATCTCTTAAAATGGACCCTCATATCATCAAGAATACTCGTTGCACGTTTCTTGGGTCGCCAGGAAAAACTCTCTGTAGTTTTCTGCTATGCTCCCACAAACCTCGCAGTGATCGAGTACAAAGTAGAATTCTACCAAACTCTACAGTCATTAGTAAACAGCATTCTGAAACATGATACAACATGTATACTTGGAGATCTTAATCCCGTCGTTGGAAAAACAGTCTTCATTCAGAGTTCATGGTGTGAGGACCTTTTTTGGATATAA